The following coding sequences lie in one Lolium perenne isolate Kyuss_39 chromosome 2, Kyuss_2.0, whole genome shotgun sequence genomic window:
- the LOC127331231 gene encoding uncharacterized protein has translation MDPHVAGSGTTARRSSLPDWVLLHKSARICGHRNATTAECHTTEGEPIQVSFWLVDPPGVSYFSVHCPGLDSKDFADEPHILCADASLVLFSVDFLPVPGRTFRDPGRRCTQRFVYRAGPGKPSLHLIPDPDIVRPNGVSALLHCGDAGTEHYAVVFLHRRSILGDKARYYDLHVFSSVTRAWSSKGTLPGLSEDDQKLLAKASHATDKVIKIGASSLGYVDLSWGILLACDVFSEYPVIKYIPLPASRVCNMDKDGDPYIAPEYCCDVSSCNNLIKFVEVEFDHRDRRSLGNQGWKATTWSRDISWDDWRVRSSVNVANISVDPRYSDLLPQLWNNKTKELELKKLVFYTPTLSKNDDDFLYVMSKLNSGGDKAWVISVDMKHAAVEAIAPYSTKGRPLAVWHCPCAFPKYIEPTPEDGVTQNFKRISVSDCVLQVMLTQDWFMELDRRLEFEDEAYDECRSLLHAWPVSSLLLDIQEVIKYASDYDEGETTSKAADVCSRALEDFAVLLKSPSDPLSCTDALRSRISMVLGALDSFLCTVPPTVRVLADACHQERRRAKSEVRQKPGQLKDEKLQGFPANLSHGKKPVHTKDTTYDWLYGKTNQTNSRGNKQNQSQRDHRDERAVDSDHRCCPERWKTSAYSLMILCLLWAYILTQ, from the exons ATGGACCCGCACGTCGCCGGCAGCGGAACCACCGCCCGACGCTCCAGCCTTCCCGATTGGGTCTTGCTCCACAAGTCGGCGCGCATCTGCGGACACCGGAACGCGACCACGGCCGAGTGCCACACCACGGAGGGCGAACCCATCCAGGTTTCTTTCTGGCTCGTCGACCCACCGGGAGTGTCCTACTTCTCCGTCCACTGCCCCGGCCTCGACAGCAAGGACTTCGCCGACGAGCCCCACATCCTGTGCGCCGACGCCTCCCTCGTCCTCTTCTCCGTCGACTTTCTCCCTGTTCCTGGCCGGACGTTCAGGGACCCTGGCCGGAGATGCACCCAGCGCTTCGTGTACAGAGCCGGCCCCGGGAAGCCGTCGCTGCACCTCATTCCGGACCCGGACATCGTCAGACCAAACGGCGTATCCGCCCTCCTGCACTGCGGCGATGCCGGCACCGAGCACTACGCCGTTGTCTTCCTTCACAGGAGATCGATCCTCGGCGACAAGGCTAGGTATTATGACCTGCATGTCTTCTCGTCTGTGACGCGGGCATGGAGCAGCAAGGGCACCTTGCCGGGCTTATCTGAAGATGATCAGAAACTGCTGGCTAAAGCTAGTCATGCCACAGACAAGGTGATCAAGATCGGAGCAAGCTCGCTGGGATATGTTGACCTCTCCTGGGGCATTCTTCTTGCTTGCGACGTATTCAGTGAATACCCTGTCATCAAGTACATTCCATTGCCCGCATCAAGGGTTTGCAACATGGACAAGGATGGTGACCCTTACATTGCCCCAGAATACTGTTGTGATGTCTCCAGCTGCAACAATTTGATCAAGTTCGTCGAGGTAGAGTTTGACCACCGTGATCGCAGGAGCTTGGGCAATCAAGGTTGGAAAGCCACCACATGGAGCAGAGACATATCTTGGGATGATTGGCGTGTGCGCTCGTCGGTCAATGTTGCTAACATCTCAGTTGACCCAAGATATTCTGATTTACTGCCCCAGTTGTGGAATAACAAGACCAAAGAACTAGAACTGAAGAAACTGGTTTTCTATACCCCCACCCTGAGCAAGAATGACGATGATTTCCTTTACGTGATGTCTAAGTTGAATTCTGGAGGCGACAAGGCCTGGGTCATCTCTGTTGACATGAAACATGCGGCTGTGGAAGCAATCGCGCCGTATTCTACCAAAGGGCGCCCACTTGCTGTATGGCACTGTCCATGCGCCTTCCCCAAGTATATAGAGCCGACACCAG AGGATGGCGTGACCCAGAACTTTAAGAG GATTAGTGTGTCAGACTGTGTTCTGCAAGTGATGTTGACTCAAGACTGGTTCATGGAACTTG ATAGACGCTTGGAATTTGAGGATGAAGCTTACGATGAGTGCAGATCTTTACTTCACGCTTGGCCAGTATCATCTCTGCTTTTAGATATCCAAGAA GTGATAAAATATGCATCTGATTATGATGAAGGCGAAACCACCTCCAAAGCGGCTGATGTTTGTTCACG AGCCTTGGAAGATTTCGCTGTGCTACTGAAGTCACCCAGTGACCCATTGTCATGTACTGATGCACTGAGGAGCAGAATCAGTATGGTCCTTGGAGCGTTAGACAG TTTTCTGTGTACTGTGCCGCCAACCGTGAGGGTGCTCGCAGATGCCTGCCACCAGGAGAGACGGAGAGCTAAATCTGAAGTCCGTCAGAAGCCAGGTCAGCTGAAGGacgaaaaactgcagggctttcCTGCTAACCTTTCCCACGGCAAGAAGCCAGTCCATACCAAGGACACTACTTATGATTGGTTGTACGGGAAAACGAACCAAACTAACTCTCGAGGTAATAAGCAGAACCAGTCACAACGGGATCACCGTGATGAACGAGCAGTGGATTCAGATCATCGCTGCTGCCCGGAACGGTGGAAAACCTCTGCATATTCGCTGATGATTCTGTGCCTGCTCTGGGCTTACATACTGACGCAGTGA